Proteins encoded by one window of Synechococcus sp. MVIR-18-1:
- a CDS encoding methylglyoxal synthase — protein MNPSLVYEVLIANSELKEYFTGEEIQVFSDYLTCQKVEIDSPVMEEGEPADCLMYMLSGKARVLVEGIQIGEIEVGDFFGESMFSHEGARSATVQAVDSSVVAVFTLEDYAKFIRSASGFALKFRNYFNAIGSKRREQKQGLLFKDDRKYLALIAHNEMKSSLAEFVKQHSDVIGRFPLVATGTTGMMLYKETGLVLGRKVASGPLGGDQAIGTLVSTDNVCGIIFFRDPLSAHPHHADIEALGRLCDVYQIPFATNPGTAEAILTYLIKEGARNNIRNQVLEKYRNQQQKVLKGDA, from the coding sequence ATGAATCCATCTCTTGTTTATGAAGTTCTAATTGCCAATAGTGAGCTGAAGGAGTATTTCACTGGCGAAGAGATACAAGTTTTTTCGGACTATTTAACTTGCCAAAAGGTTGAAATAGATTCGCCGGTCATGGAGGAAGGGGAGCCTGCAGATTGTTTGATGTATATGCTTAGTGGCAAGGCGCGTGTGCTTGTAGAAGGCATACAGATTGGCGAAATCGAGGTGGGTGATTTCTTTGGCGAAAGTATGTTTTCGCATGAAGGTGCTCGCTCTGCGACTGTACAGGCAGTCGATTCGTCTGTTGTTGCTGTTTTCACCCTTGAAGACTATGCAAAATTTATCCGTAGTGCCTCTGGTTTTGCGTTAAAGTTTAGAAATTATTTTAATGCCATTGGTTCCAAGCGTAGAGAGCAGAAGCAAGGACTTCTTTTTAAAGACGATAGAAAATATCTCGCTTTGATTGCTCACAATGAAATGAAAAGCTCATTGGCAGAGTTTGTTAAGCAGCATTCTGATGTTATCGGCCGATTCCCTCTGGTAGCAACTGGTACAACTGGGATGATGCTCTATAAAGAGACAGGACTTGTTCTTGGGAGAAAAGTTGCTTCTGGCCCTTTGGGCGGTGATCAAGCGATTGGCACCTTGGTTTCAACCGATAATGTGTGTGGAATTATTTTCTTTAGGGATCCTCTTTCGGCTCATCCGCATCATGCTGATATTGAGGCTTTGGGAAGGCTTTGTGACGTTTATCAAATCCCATTTGCGACCAATCCTGGTACCGCAGAGGCAATCCTTACTTATTTGATTAAAGAAGGCGCTCGTAACAATATACGCAATCAGGTGTTGGAAAAGTATCGCAATCAGCAGCAAAAAGTTTTGAAAGGAGATGCATAA